Below is a genomic region from Fusobacterium nucleatum.
CAATTTCTACAATTTTCTTTAAAGTTTCAAATTCTTTTTCACTTACATTTTCATTAGTTAAATATCCTTCATTTACAAAGAATGGAATAGTCAATCTTGTAAGCTCATCTAAATCTTTCATTTTCATATGTTGATTATTTACCCACCCTAACTTAACTAAGTCAAATACAGGTCCACCTAAAGTAACTTTATCTATATTAAAATTATCTTTAAATTCTTGTAAAGTAAATATTTCTTGTCCATCTCCATAAGAATATCCCATTAAGCCCAAGAAATTTACTAATCCTTCTTTTAAATATCCTTCTTCTTTATACCAAATTAAAGAAACAGGATTTTTTCTCTTAGAAATTTTAGATCTATCATCATTTCTTAAAAGTGGCATATGAATAAATTCAGGAGCTTCCCACCCAAATGCTTTGTATAGTTGTATATGTTTAGGAGTTGAAGGTATCCATTCTTCTGCTCTTATAACATGAGTAATCCCCATCAAATGGTCATCAACTATATTTGCAAGGTGATATGTTGGATATCCATCAGCTTTTAATAGAACTTGGTCATCTATCTTACTATTTTCAAAAACAACATCTCCTCTTAATCTATCATGAATTACAGTTTCTCCTTCATAAGGCATTTTAAGTCTTATTACATAAGGAACTCCTGCTTTAAGTTTTTCTTCAATTTCTTCCTTAGTTAATGAACGACAATGTCCATCATATCCAGGAGGTAATCCCATTGCTTTTTGTCTTTCTCTTAAATTTTCTAACCTTTCATGGTCACAAAAACAGTAATATGCTCCACCTTTTTCAACTAATTCTTTTGCATATTTTCCATATAAATCAAATCTTTCTGATTGTCTATATGGTCCATAATCCCCACCTACATCAGGTCCTTCTGAATAATCTAAATCTAGCCATTTCAAAGCATCAAATATCATTTGTTC
It encodes:
- the gltX gene encoding glutamate--tRNA ligase; protein product: MCVDCKKRVRTRVAPSPTGDPHVGTAYIALFNIAFAHVNSGDFILRIEDTDRNRYTEGSEQMIFDALKWLDLDYSEGPDVGGDYGPYRQSERFDLYGKYAKELVEKGGAYYCFCDHERLENLRERQKAMGLPPGYDGHCRSLTKEEIEEKLKAGVPYVIRLKMPYEGETVIHDRLRGDVVFENSKIDDQVLLKADGYPTYHLANIVDDHLMGITHVIRAEEWIPSTPKHIQLYKAFGWEAPEFIHMPLLRNDDRSKISKRKNPVSLIWYKEEGYLKEGLVNFLGLMGYSYGDGQEIFTLQEFKDNFNIDKVTLGGPVFDLVKLGWVNNQHMKMKDLDELTRLTIPFFVNEGYLTNENVSEKEFETLKKIVEIEREGAKTLKELAKNSKFFFVDEFSLPELREDMDKKERKSVERLLNSLKDEVGLKSIKLFIEKLEKWNGNEFAAEQAKDLLHSLLDDLQEGPGKIFMPIRAVLTGESKGADLYNVLYVIGKERALKRIENIVKKYNIAL